Proteins encoded in a region of the Phoenix dactylifera cultivar Barhee BC4 chromosome 3, palm_55x_up_171113_PBpolish2nd_filt_p, whole genome shotgun sequence genome:
- the LOC103704102 gene encoding UDP-glycosyltransferase 76B1-like, with translation MAQKNADGHGVVLFPAPFQGHINPMFHLASLLLARGFSITILHTNFNSPDPTNYPNYHFVSVPDGLTTPIDDVVALVLSLNANCEAPFRDQMSRMRSERGGEPIACVVVDSLLYSVQAAANQLGLPTLVLRTGSAASFNMFVAFPLLWKRGYLPIQDSRLEIPVKELAPLRVRDLLRVEKSSPQKLRELIDQVVKEARTSSGIIFNTFAAIEGNELEKVREELSVPVFPIGPLHKLSPKSENSLMDQDHGCLEWLDEQAPRSVLYVSFGSLASMDGREFAETAWGLANCRQSFLWVVRPASVRGSAQVELPEGFEEETRGRGKMVKWAPQQQVLAHPAVGGFWTHGGWNSTVESISEGIPMLCNPYFADQMGNARFVSEVWKVGIRLENGLERGEIESAIRRLMTGKEGDEMKRRARHLQEKAARCIRNEGSSHAALDKLVDYLLSF, from the exons ATGGCCCAGAAGAACGCTGATGGGCATGGAGTGGTGCTGTTCCCGGCTCCGTTCCAGGGCCACATCAACCCAATGTTTcacctggcctccctcctccttgCCAGGGGCTTCTCCATCACCATCCTCCACACCAACTTCAACTCTCCCGACCCCACCAACTATCCCAACTACCACTTCGTATCCGTCCCCGACGGACTCACCACCCCTATCGACGACGTCGTTGCGCTGGTCCTCTCTCTCAACGCCAACTGCGAGGCCCCGTTCCGCGATCAAATGTCTCGGATGCGCTCGGAACGCGGTGGAGAGCCGATCGCTTGCGTGGTTGTCGATTCCCTCTTGTACTCGGTGCAAGCTGCGGCCAACCAGCTTGGGCTGCCGACGCTAGTGCTGAGGACCGGCAGCGCAGCATCTTTCAACATGTTCGTAGCATTTCCCCTGCTGTGGAAAAGAGGGTACCTGCCAATTCAAG ATTCTCGGCTGGAAATCCCGGTGAAAGAACTTGCACCCCTTCGGGTGAGAGACTTGCTGCGCGTAGAGAAAAGCAGCCCACAAAAGTTGCGGGAATTGATAGACCAAGTCGTCAAGGAAGCAAGGACATCATCGGGGATCATATTTAACACCTTCGCCGCCATCGAAGGGAATGAGTTGGAAAAAGTCAGGGAAGAGCTGTCCGTGCCAGTTTTCCCCATAGGTCCTCTCCACAAGTTGTCCCCGAAATCTGAGAACAGCTTGATGGACCAAGACCATGGCTGCCTGGAGTGGCTGGACGAACAAGCCCCACGGTCCGTTCTGTACGTGAGCTTTGGAAGCTTAGCCTCCATGGACGGCAGGGAGTTTGCGGAGACGGCTTGGGGGTTGGCCAATTGCCGGCAGTCTTTCCTTTGGGTTGTTCGACCGGCTTCGGTTCGTGGTTCTGCGCAGGTCGAGCTGCCCGAGGGGTTCGAGGAGGAGACTCGGGGCAGAGGCAAGATGGTCAAGTGGGCTCCACAGCAGCAGGTTCTGGCCCACCCTGCCGTGGGTGGCTTCTGGACGCACGGTGGCTGGAACTCCACCGTGGAGAGCATAAGCGAAGGGATCCCCATGCTCTGCAACCCCTACTTCGCGGACCAAATGGGAAACGCCAGGTTTGTGAGCGAGGTGTGGAAGGTTGGCATACGGCTGGAGAATGGGCTGGAGAGAGGGGAGATCGAGAGCGCGATCAGAAGACTGATGACCGGGAAAGAAGGGGACGAGATGAAACGAAGAGCGAGACATCTCCAAGAGAAAGCAGCTCGATGCATCAGAAACGAAGGATCATCTCATGCGGCTCTTGACAAGCTGGTGGATTACCTCTTGTCATTCTAG
- the LOC103704101 gene encoding copper transporter 6-like, with the protein MGAGEGMGGDAMGGMMPPSDPGGMPMPSRGGRMAMHMTFFWGKRVEILFSGWPGDRGVGMYLLALLFVFVASALVDYLSSISRRLSRGPAATPGDRRVSTAVLLTTLHAVRLGLAYLVMLAVMSFNVGVLIVAIAGHAVGFLVSGAGLSKGDPSNEPADPTKSMYS; encoded by the coding sequence ATGGGCGCAGGAGAGGGCATGGGTGGTGATGCCATGGGAGGCATGATGCCCCCATCAGACCCAGGTGGGATGCCCATGCCAAGTCGCGGCGGCCGCATGGCGATGCACATGACCTTTTTCTGGGGGAAGCGCGTGGAGATCCTCTTCTCCGGCTGGCCCGGCGATCGGGGCGTCGGCATGTACCTCCTCGCCCTCCTCTTCGTCTTTGTCGCCTCTGCCCTCGTCGACTACCTCTCCTCCATCTCCCGACGCCTCTCCCGAGGACCAGCCGCCACCCCCGGTGATCGCCGGGTCTCCACTGCCGTGTTGCTGACCACCCTCCATGCCGTCCGGTTGGGGCTGGCTTACCTCGTCATGCTCGCCGTCATGTCCTTCAATGTCGGCGTCCTCATCGTCGCCATCGCCGGCCACGCCGTGGGTTTCCTGGTCTCGGGCGCCGGCCTCTCCAAAGGGGATCCGTCCAATGAACCGGCGGACCCGACCAAATCCATGTATTCATAG